A genomic segment from Pollutimonas thiosulfatoxidans encodes:
- a CDS encoding GntR family transcriptional regulator, protein MSKRIVQQVLYQEVADRLRAMIQARELQAGEWIDEVRLTQSLGISRTPLREALKVLVAEGLLRLEPRRGCFVNELSMHDMDQIFPLMAMLEGRCAYEAASKVSDQDLHRLQPLHDRLQEHASLGDIDQYYASNALIHEAVQELADNRWLSDLIDNLRKLLSLSRHKSLAYPGRVAESCAEHLAIFAALKARDPDGAEALTRKHLMRQLDALHALAQEAGQPDDRPGAHEPAADALPHTGVY, encoded by the coding sequence ATGAGCAAGCGTATTGTCCAGCAGGTGCTATACCAAGAGGTGGCCGACCGACTGCGCGCGATGATACAGGCGCGCGAGCTGCAGGCGGGCGAATGGATAGACGAGGTCCGCCTTACGCAAAGCCTGGGCATCTCGCGCACGCCGTTACGCGAGGCCCTTAAGGTGCTGGTGGCCGAAGGCTTGTTGCGCCTGGAGCCTCGGCGGGGCTGCTTCGTCAACGAGCTCTCCATGCACGACATGGACCAGATCTTCCCGCTGATGGCGATGCTGGAAGGTCGTTGCGCCTACGAGGCGGCCAGCAAGGTCAGCGACCAGGACCTGCATCGCCTGCAGCCCCTGCATGATCGGCTGCAAGAGCATGCCTCGCTTGGCGATATCGATCAGTACTACGCCAGTAACGCCCTCATACACGAAGCGGTGCAAGAGCTGGCCGACAATCGCTGGCTATCGGACTTGATCGACAATCTTCGCAAGCTGCTCAGCCTGTCGCGACACAAAAGCCTGGCCTATCCGGGCCGCGTGGCCGAGTCCTGTGCCGAGCACCTGGCCATCTTCGCCGCGCTCAAGGCGCGCGATCCGGACGGCGCCGAAGCATTGACCCGCAAACATTTGATGCGTCAGCTTGACGCTTTGCATGCGCTTGCCCAGGAAGCCGGGCAGCCAGACGACCGCCCCGGTGCGCATGAGCCTGCGGCTGACGCCTTGCCCCATACAGGAGTCTATTAA
- a CDS encoding pirin family protein, whose amino-acid sequence MLEIRKSEDRGVAEHGWLSSRHSFSFANYHDPRHTGFGPLLVINEDRVQPGRGFGAHSHRDMEIISYVLDGALEHKDNMGTGSVIQYGHVQRMSAGSGVAHSEFNHSQSDPVHFLQIWIAPNVRNIDPSYEEKYFDPASKQGQWRLIASPDGRDGSVLIHQDAYMYAAILDGDDALEHIIAEGRRAYVHVVRGTIMVNGIALQAGDALKLVNEPQVTVSGALNAEILMFDLPAQH is encoded by the coding sequence ATGTTGGAAATCCGAAAAAGTGAAGATCGCGGTGTCGCCGAACATGGCTGGTTAAGCTCGCGGCACTCATTCTCGTTCGCAAATTATCACGACCCCCGCCACACCGGTTTCGGCCCATTATTGGTCATCAACGAAGACCGCGTACAGCCCGGGCGTGGCTTTGGCGCCCATAGTCATCGGGACATGGAAATTATTTCCTATGTACTTGATGGCGCGCTCGAGCATAAAGACAACATGGGCACAGGGTCGGTCATCCAGTACGGACATGTCCAGCGCATGAGCGCCGGCAGCGGCGTCGCCCATAGCGAATTCAATCATTCTCAGTCCGATCCAGTCCACTTTCTGCAAATATGGATCGCACCCAATGTCCGCAACATAGACCCCAGCTACGAAGAGAAGTATTTCGACCCTGCGAGCAAGCAAGGGCAATGGCGGCTTATCGCGTCGCCCGACGGGCGGGATGGGTCGGTCTTGATACACCAGGACGCGTATATGTATGCAGCTATCCTCGACGGCGACGACGCGCTGGAACACATCATCGCTGAAGGCCGGCGCGCCTATGTGCATGTGGTCCGCGGCACGATCATGGTAAACGGCATCGCATTGCAAGCGGGTGACGCCCTGAAACTTGTCAACGAGCCACAAGTGACTGTTTCAGGGGCGCTAAACGCCGAGATCCTGATGTTCGATTTGCCTGCACAGCACTAA
- a CDS encoding glutathione S-transferase family protein: MGLLVDGKWQDQWYDTASTGGRFIRSDAQFRNWITADGRPGPSGTGGFRAEPGRYHLYVSLACPWANRTLILRALKGLEQMISVSVVHPYMGENGWTFEPGPGVVADPVAQAQYLYEVYLRAQPGYSGRVTVPVLWDLERDTIVSNESSEIIRMFNSAFDGICASEGDYAPQDLLPQIDAINAEIYDAINNGVYKVGFATEQAVYEQEVQQLFAALDKLEATLGQQRYLLGDVVTEADWRLFTTLIRFDAVYHGHFKCNLKRIADYPNLWRYTRELYQWPGVASTVNFDHIKQHYYRSHHSINPNGIVPAGPLLNLD, from the coding sequence ATGGGACTACTCGTAGACGGAAAATGGCAAGACCAGTGGTACGACACAGCCAGCACCGGTGGACGTTTCATACGCAGCGATGCGCAGTTTCGCAACTGGATCACCGCTGATGGCCGTCCCGGGCCCAGCGGTACGGGTGGATTTCGCGCCGAGCCCGGCCGCTACCACCTTTACGTTTCCCTGGCCTGCCCCTGGGCCAATCGCACACTGATCCTGCGCGCCTTGAAAGGCCTGGAACAGATGATCAGCGTGTCGGTGGTCCACCCCTATATGGGAGAAAACGGCTGGACCTTCGAGCCCGGCCCCGGCGTGGTGGCCGATCCCGTCGCCCAAGCCCAGTATTTGTACGAAGTCTATCTGCGGGCACAACCCGGCTATAGCGGACGCGTAACCGTTCCCGTGCTGTGGGACCTTGAGCGCGACACGATAGTCAGCAATGAGTCGTCGGAGATCATCCGCATGTTCAATTCCGCATTCGACGGCATCTGCGCCAGCGAAGGCGACTACGCGCCGCAAGACCTGCTGCCGCAAATCGATGCCATCAATGCCGAAATCTACGATGCCATCAACAACGGCGTATACAAGGTCGGCTTTGCGACCGAGCAAGCGGTATACGAACAGGAAGTCCAGCAGCTATTTGCGGCTCTCGACAAGCTGGAAGCCACATTGGGGCAGCAGCGCTATCTGTTGGGCGACGTGGTCACCGAGGCTGACTGGCGTTTGTTTACCACGCTGATTCGCTTCGATGCGGTCTATCACGGTCACTTCAAGTGCAACCTGAAACGCATCGCCGACTACCCGAATTTGTGGCGCTACACCCGCGAGCTCTACCAATGGCCGGGTGTCGCATCGACAGTGAATTTCGATCATATCAAGCAGCACTATTACCGCAGTCATCACAGCATCAACCCTAACGGCATCGTGCCGGCAGGGCCCCTACTGAATCTGGACTGA
- a CDS encoding malonyl-CoA decarboxylase domain-containing protein, whose amino-acid sequence MATTHSPTAADATREAENLPADGAETQGLMARLGRWLERDPWPSAQEVLSLFTARLTDVAANRLAKQWSQRYLAADGKERRTFLAGLAHASATLEPRGELGLHVFRRLYAQADNLRLLVELRADMLRWRNQVAGLSVMERELEGLLSNWFDVGMLELRPINWDSPASLLEKLIQYEAVHEIRSWEELRHRVAAHRRCYAFFHPRMNDEPLIFVEVAFSAQMVGNVQTLLDPHVPDGDPSKARWAIFYSISNTQPGLRGISFGNFLLKRVIDELLRELPRLKSFATLSPMPGFVAWLSKQDGKALQSVLPDKADRQALLDDPQAGQKWVERLQAAAAGQDADSVQRTGLRLATHYLKSMKNGQPLDPVARFHLGNGARIERLNWAADCSAKGMAQSCGLMANYLYELDQLDDNLAQLAAGKPKTGLNLRWL is encoded by the coding sequence ATGGCAACGACACACTCTCCGACTGCGGCCGACGCGACCCGCGAGGCGGAAAACCTCCCGGCCGACGGCGCCGAAACGCAAGGCCTGATGGCGCGCCTTGGCCGCTGGCTCGAGCGCGACCCCTGGCCCAGCGCACAAGAGGTGCTATCGCTATTTACTGCCCGCTTGACCGACGTGGCGGCCAATCGCCTGGCCAAGCAATGGAGCCAACGTTATCTTGCCGCCGATGGTAAAGAGCGGCGTACATTTCTGGCCGGGCTGGCGCATGCCAGCGCCACCCTGGAGCCGCGTGGCGAGCTGGGCCTGCATGTCTTCCGCCGTCTCTATGCGCAAGCCGATAACTTGCGCCTGCTGGTCGAGTTGCGCGCCGACATGCTGCGCTGGCGTAACCAGGTCGCCGGCCTGTCGGTCATGGAGCGCGAGCTGGAAGGACTTTTATCCAACTGGTTCGACGTCGGCATGCTGGAACTGCGGCCCATCAATTGGGACTCGCCCGCTTCACTGCTCGAAAAGCTCATCCAGTATGAAGCCGTGCACGAGATCCGCTCGTGGGAGGAGCTGCGTCACCGTGTTGCGGCGCACCGACGCTGCTACGCCTTCTTTCATCCTCGCATGAACGACGAGCCGCTGATCTTCGTTGAGGTCGCCTTCTCGGCACAAATGGTTGGCAACGTTCAAACACTGCTGGACCCTCATGTCCCGGACGGCGACCCCAGCAAGGCGCGCTGGGCCATTTTTTATTCCATTTCGAATACCCAGCCGGGTTTGCGCGGCATCAGCTTTGGCAACTTCCTGCTCAAGCGGGTCATCGACGAATTGCTGCGCGAGCTGCCGCGGCTCAAGTCTTTCGCTACCTTGTCCCCCATGCCGGGCTTTGTGGCTTGGTTAAGCAAACAGGATGGCAAGGCCTTGCAGTCCGTCCTGCCCGACAAGGCCGATCGACAAGCCTTGTTGGACGATCCGCAGGCCGGCCAGAAATGGGTGGAGCGGCTGCAGGCTGCTGCAGCCGGGCAGGACGCCGATTCAGTCCAGCGCACTGGCCTGCGCCTGGCGACGCACTACCTGAAATCCATGAAGAACGGCCAGCCGCTTGATCCGGTCGCACGCTTTCATCTGGGTAACGGTGCTCGCATTGAACGGCTGAACTGGGCGGCCGACTGCTCGGCCAAGGGTATGGCGCAATCCTGCGGGTTGATGGCCAACTATCTGTACGAACTGGACCAGCTTGATGACAATCTGGCTCAGTTGGCGGCCGGCAAACCTAAAACGGGACTGAACTTGCGATGGCTATGA
- a CDS encoding LysR family transcriptional regulator — protein MDQLVAMQVFERVADESGFAAAARAMDMSPPAVTRVIAELEAYLGTRLFQRTTRKVSLTEAGQAYLGRVRQILQDVQEADAVASAHTNTLVGQLRVHTEPVLASYVIAPMLAEFRRAHPGIVVDIEVEAHRDPPIEDFDVTLMGTDVSFNADIVARKIIESDVILVASPSYINRRGALKVPQDLTQHDCLRLRRPDRPLRAWKMWSAGKPRRVVELNVDPVLIANHTDTLLRAALDGAGITSISLDIVAPYLARGDLVRVLHPWINGRLAMYAALPSRKFIPERTRVFLDYLAQHTRAQNDQALKVFAVS, from the coding sequence ATGGATCAGTTGGTAGCGATGCAGGTGTTCGAGCGTGTAGCGGACGAAAGCGGCTTTGCCGCGGCGGCGCGGGCGATGGATATGTCTCCGCCCGCTGTCACGCGCGTGATTGCCGAGCTCGAAGCCTATCTGGGCACGCGCCTGTTTCAGCGCACCACGCGCAAAGTGTCGCTTACAGAAGCGGGTCAGGCTTATCTCGGTCGAGTTCGCCAGATTCTGCAGGACGTCCAGGAAGCCGATGCCGTGGCCAGCGCGCATACCAACACGCTGGTCGGTCAACTGCGGGTCCATACAGAGCCTGTCCTGGCCAGTTATGTGATCGCCCCCATGCTTGCCGAATTTCGCCGCGCTCATCCGGGTATTGTGGTTGATATCGAGGTCGAGGCGCACCGGGATCCTCCTATCGAAGATTTTGACGTCACCCTGATGGGTACCGATGTCAGTTTCAATGCCGATATCGTTGCCCGCAAGATCATCGAGTCCGATGTCATTCTTGTTGCCTCGCCGTCTTATATAAACCGTCGCGGCGCCTTGAAGGTGCCGCAGGATCTCACCCAGCACGATTGCCTGCGTCTCAGAAGGCCGGACAGGCCGTTGCGCGCATGGAAGATGTGGTCCGCCGGAAAGCCGCGGCGTGTGGTGGAGCTCAATGTCGATCCGGTGCTTATTGCCAACCATACTGACACGCTGTTGCGCGCCGCCCTGGATGGGGCCGGTATTACATCCATATCGCTCGATATTGTGGCGCCGTATTTGGCGCGCGGCGATCTGGTCCGAGTACTGCATCCCTGGATCAACGGGCGGCTGGCGATGTATGCGGCGCTGCCCAGCCGCAAGTTCATTCCGGAGCGTACCCGTGTGTTCCTGGATTATCTCGCCCAGCACACCCGCGCGCAAAATGACCAAGCCTTGAAGGTCTTCGCCGTTTCCTAG
- the iaaH gene encoding indoleacetamide hydrolase — protein MENPILPSIDATQQLALSASEAVAAIASGRLSAEAYVTTLLDRAEQQASLGSIIALDREGALAQARRVDTARAAGQALGPLAGLPIIIKDNINTAGLPTTGGTPALQHFRPAANAPVVQSLVDAGAIILGKSNLHELAFGITTTNFSSFAGVARNPYDPARIAGGSSGGTGAAIAARIVPAGLGTDTGGSVRVPSAFNGIAGLRPSVGNGAEQRRYSGHGVLPIAHTLDTVGPMGRTVADVALLDAVVSGAQVPAPAALTGLRLGIPAAFWAGLEDDVAAAMQTAKDKLSAAGVAFVEVDIPDVLELGAQVVFPVALHEPIQDIPAYLHTYGATGISLQSIAAQIASPDVKATFDGPILNDAFADAYTVAIQVHRPQLQKLYADCFQAHKLDALFFPTTPVASVAIDFEQGSSTLSINGGPPVDTFGTVTRNAAAASAAGLPGLALPVGMTPGGMPVGAELDGLVGSDQKLLSIGMAIEAVLGSVPAPQC, from the coding sequence ATGGAAAACCCCATTCTCCCGTCCATCGACGCAACACAGCAACTGGCTTTGAGCGCCTCCGAGGCGGTCGCTGCCATCGCCAGCGGCAGACTCAGTGCCGAGGCGTACGTGACCACACTGCTGGACCGCGCCGAACAACAGGCCTCCTTGGGCAGCATCATCGCCTTGGACCGGGAGGGCGCGTTGGCTCAGGCGCGCCGCGTCGACACAGCACGGGCGGCGGGACAGGCACTGGGGCCCTTGGCTGGCCTGCCCATCATCATCAAAGACAACATCAACACCGCCGGCCTGCCAACGACAGGCGGCACGCCGGCGCTGCAGCATTTCCGTCCAGCAGCTAACGCCCCAGTGGTGCAATCCCTGGTCGATGCAGGCGCCATCATTTTGGGCAAGTCCAACTTGCACGAACTGGCCTTTGGCATCACCACAACCAATTTCTCGTCCTTTGCGGGCGTAGCCCGAAATCCCTACGATCCTGCGCGTATCGCGGGCGGGTCGTCGGGCGGTACCGGAGCGGCCATCGCCGCCCGTATTGTTCCTGCCGGCTTGGGTACGGACACCGGTGGCTCGGTTAGGGTGCCTTCAGCATTCAATGGGATCGCCGGCTTGCGCCCTTCAGTGGGCAATGGGGCGGAACAGCGGCGCTACTCGGGCCATGGTGTATTGCCGATAGCGCATACGCTGGACACGGTGGGGCCCATGGGGCGTACTGTTGCCGATGTAGCGCTGCTGGACGCCGTCGTAAGCGGCGCACAAGTGCCAGCACCCGCCGCCCTGACTGGCTTGCGTCTGGGCATCCCGGCCGCTTTCTGGGCCGGCCTGGAAGATGACGTCGCGGCCGCCATGCAGACCGCCAAAGACAAACTGTCTGCCGCCGGTGTGGCGTTTGTAGAGGTCGACATACCGGACGTCCTTGAGTTGGGCGCGCAGGTCGTGTTTCCGGTGGCCCTGCATGAGCCTATCCAGGATATACCGGCATACCTGCACACCTATGGCGCCACGGGCATCAGTTTGCAGAGCATAGCGGCGCAGATAGCCAGCCCTGACGTCAAGGCGACGTTCGACGGGCCCATCTTGAATGATGCCTTTGCTGACGCATACACAGTGGCCATTCAAGTGCACAGGCCTCAGTTGCAGAAGCTGTACGCAGACTGTTTCCAGGCTCACAAGCTGGACGCGCTGTTCTTTCCGACCACACCGGTTGCATCGGTTGCCATCGACTTCGAGCAAGGCTCGTCCACGCTGTCCATCAATGGCGGCCCGCCCGTCGACACCTTCGGCACAGTCACCCGCAATGCTGCGGCTGCATCTGCGGCGGGCTTGCCGGGGTTGGCGCTACCGGTGGGCATGACGCCCGGTGGCATGCCCGTCGGCGCAGAGCTGGATGGGCTGGTGGGCAGCGATCAAAAGCTGTTGTCTATCGGCATGGCAATCGAAGCCGTGCTGGGCTCTGTGCCGGCGCCTCAGTGCTGA
- a CDS encoding S8 family peptidase, with amino-acid sequence MPNTQQATTGRYLVLLRTDRPQESAKRLSDLAQVSIASVGERESGKAGALQEHCALVFDHIGVALIRCTPDRLQRVTDAVAANDSAILAIEPERTVYAISAHAGVTAMLGDTGGDESGSPWGVQAVGAASSPYTGKGIRIAVLDTGLDLRHPDFASRAITARSFIDGQTVQDAHGHGTHCAGIAAGPAGTDARPRYGVASGAELYIGKVLGDEGSGVDGDILEAMDWAVANGCHIVSMSLGSSVEPGQAYSTIFEAVAKRALAAGTLIVAAAGNDSSRPEKIAPVGHPANCPSIMAVAAVDRDLRVATFSSGGLHENGGKVDIAAPGVDILSAWPEPEQYRTISGTSMAAPFVAGVAALYAEADSAARADRLMTILARGSRHLEDPERDIGAGLVQAPQAAEKA; translated from the coding sequence ATGCCGAACACCCAGCAAGCGACGACAGGCCGTTACCTGGTATTGTTGCGCACAGACCGACCCCAAGAAAGTGCCAAGAGGCTGTCTGACCTGGCCCAGGTCAGCATCGCATCGGTTGGCGAGCGCGAAAGCGGCAAGGCAGGTGCCCTGCAAGAACACTGCGCCCTGGTTTTTGATCATATCGGTGTGGCGCTGATACGTTGCACGCCAGACAGGCTGCAACGCGTCACAGACGCGGTGGCGGCCAACGATAGCGCCATCCTCGCCATCGAACCCGAGCGCACGGTCTACGCCATTTCGGCCCATGCCGGCGTCACAGCAATGCTGGGCGATACCGGCGGCGACGAGTCTGGATCGCCATGGGGCGTCCAGGCGGTCGGAGCGGCCAGTTCTCCCTATACCGGCAAGGGCATACGCATTGCAGTGCTCGATACCGGGCTGGACCTGCGCCATCCCGACTTCGCAAGCCGGGCCATCACTGCACGTTCCTTTATTGACGGCCAGACGGTGCAGGATGCCCACGGGCACGGCACTCACTGCGCAGGGATTGCGGCGGGTCCGGCCGGCACGGACGCCCGCCCTCGTTATGGCGTGGCCAGTGGGGCCGAGCTGTATATCGGCAAGGTCCTGGGCGATGAAGGCAGCGGGGTGGACGGGGACATCCTGGAAGCCATGGACTGGGCCGTCGCAAACGGATGTCACATCGTTTCGATGTCGCTGGGCAGCTCGGTCGAGCCAGGGCAGGCTTATTCCACTATTTTCGAAGCGGTGGCCAAGCGGGCGCTGGCGGCGGGAACGCTTATCGTGGCTGCTGCCGGCAACGACAGCAGCCGTCCCGAAAAGATCGCGCCGGTGGGTCATCCGGCCAACTGCCCGTCCATCATGGCTGTGGCAGCTGTGGACCGGGATCTGCGAGTAGCGACATTTTCCAGCGGCGGCTTGCACGAGAACGGCGGCAAGGTTGATATCGCAGCGCCGGGTGTGGATATTCTGTCTGCCTGGCCCGAGCCGGAACAATACCGGACCATCAGCGGCACCAGCATGGCTGCACCGTTTGTCGCAGGCGTGGCGGCGCTTTATGCCGAGGCAGATTCCGCTGCGCGCGCCGACCGTCTTATGACGATACTGGCCCGGGGATCCCGGCATCTGGAAGACCCCGAGCGCGATATCGGCGCTGGTCTGGTGCAAGCGCCGCAAGCGGCTGAAAAGGCATAG
- a CDS encoding rhodanese-like domain-containing protein, producing the protein MQSILQLIEEYGLAIVFLNVLVEQAGAPIPAYPILVITGALLDTSGYSAFALLGVAVFGALLADLGWYLAGRRYGRKMLTTLCRISLSPDSCVRQTESIYLRWGPPSLMVAKFIPGFASIASVLAGAVGTPKRSFLLFDSIGAAIWAGSAIYLGSLFSTAVDELLDVLINLGLLGVLLLGIALALFVANKWWQRKRFIKSLSMERVSVSELHDMLESGNHPIIVDVRSPLAQGQGRIPGAIFLTAGDIARSEVPASEVIVYCDCPNDASAAVVAKQLMQKGYGRVRPLAGGIAAWVDAGHSIEGDTEPPLQGDLPLIQH; encoded by the coding sequence ATGCAATCCATATTGCAGCTTATCGAGGAATACGGCCTTGCCATCGTATTCCTTAACGTGCTTGTGGAGCAGGCGGGTGCACCCATACCCGCTTACCCCATTCTGGTCATCACCGGCGCGCTACTCGATACCAGCGGTTATTCCGCATTCGCCCTGCTGGGCGTTGCCGTCTTCGGTGCGCTGCTTGCCGACCTTGGCTGGTATCTGGCCGGCCGACGTTATGGCCGCAAGATGCTTACGACGCTATGTCGTATTTCACTGTCGCCCGATTCATGCGTCAGGCAAACAGAATCCATTTACCTGCGCTGGGGGCCGCCGTCCTTAATGGTGGCCAAGTTCATTCCGGGCTTTGCATCGATTGCCAGTGTGCTTGCAGGCGCCGTCGGAACGCCCAAAAGAAGTTTTCTGCTGTTTGACAGCATAGGCGCGGCAATATGGGCGGGCTCGGCCATTTACCTGGGGTCCCTGTTCAGCACGGCGGTCGACGAGCTGCTTGATGTCCTGATCAACCTGGGCCTGCTGGGCGTGCTGCTGCTGGGCATCGCGCTGGCACTTTTCGTCGCCAACAAGTGGTGGCAGCGCAAACGCTTTATCAAATCTTTAAGTATGGAGCGCGTCAGCGTCTCCGAACTGCACGACATGCTGGAGTCAGGAAACCACCCCATCATTGTTGATGTGCGATCGCCGCTTGCGCAGGGGCAGGGACGGATTCCCGGCGCTATTTTCCTTACCGCCGGAGACATCGCACGCAGCGAGGTCCCAGCAAGCGAAGTCATCGTGTACTGCGATTGTCCCAATGACGCATCCGCGGCCGTCGTCGCAAAACAGCTGATGCAAAAGGGTTATGGCAGAGTCCGGCCGCTGGCCGGCGGCATAGCGGCTTGGGTGGATGCGGGACACTCGATCGAAGGCGATACAGAGCCGCCACTGCAGGGCGACCTACCTCTTATTCAGCACTGA
- a CDS encoding trans-sulfuration enzyme family protein has product MKAETPIPSHEDPAAWHDETTVLHGDASLATDSSVVPPIHYSATFRADSAEQFAEMANTPRSPSFYTRYGNPVHKRVEAVLAELEETETALLMASGMGAISTTLLALVSAGDHVIAQQRHYMSTSRMFEEVLPRFGVSYTVVDQTDTQALADAIRPNTRLIMVETPVNPTLSLTDLAAVARLAKPRGIITVADNTFASPLNQKPHTLGIDIVVHSATKYLGGHHDITAGAVCCSNEHAAKIWDMHTTLGAVLSPMDAWLLLRGMRTLPLRVERINANALALAQWLESQPQIQAVFYPGLASHPQHALAKKQMKGYGAVIAFSVKGDFDATSRFVSALKLATHAVSLGGVETLAVHTAAMWAGTMTPAQMIAAGIEPNFVRMSVGIEHIDDLKADLGQALAVADVARAT; this is encoded by the coding sequence ATGAAGGCCGAAACGCCCATCCCCTCGCATGAAGACCCGGCAGCGTGGCACGATGAGACCACCGTGCTGCATGGCGACGCATCATTGGCGACGGACAGTTCGGTTGTGCCGCCCATTCATTACAGCGCCACCTTTCGCGCCGACAGCGCCGAGCAGTTTGCCGAGATGGCAAACACTCCGCGCTCCCCAAGCTTTTACACGCGTTACGGCAATCCGGTGCACAAACGCGTCGAGGCCGTGCTGGCCGAGCTGGAAGAGACAGAAACAGCCTTGCTGATGGCGTCGGGCATGGGCGCCATCAGCACGACCTTGCTTGCGCTGGTTTCTGCTGGCGACCACGTGATCGCACAGCAGCGTCATTACATGAGCACCTCGCGCATGTTCGAGGAAGTGCTGCCGCGCTTCGGCGTCAGCTACACCGTTGTGGATCAGACCGATACCCAGGCGCTGGCGGATGCCATCCGTCCCAACACCCGCCTGATCATGGTCGAGACGCCGGTCAACCCTACCCTGTCGCTCACTGATCTTGCCGCCGTTGCCCGGTTGGCCAAGCCCCGCGGCATTATTACCGTGGCAGACAATACCTTTGCGTCGCCGCTGAATCAGAAGCCGCATACGCTGGGGATAGACATCGTCGTGCACAGCGCAACCAAATACCTGGGCGGCCACCACGACATTACCGCTGGCGCCGTCTGCTGCAGCAACGAACACGCCGCAAAAATATGGGATATGCACACCACACTGGGCGCCGTGTTGTCCCCCATGGACGCCTGGCTATTGCTGCGCGGCATGCGCACCTTGCCCTTGCGCGTCGAGCGCATCAATGCCAACGCACTGGCTCTGGCTCAATGGCTGGAAAGCCAGCCACAAATCCAGGCCGTGTTCTATCCAGGACTGGCCAGCCATCCGCAACATGCCTTGGCGAAAAAACAAATGAAAGGCTACGGCGCGGTTATTGCCTTTTCGGTAAAAGGCGACTTCGATGCAACCAGCCGCTTTGTGTCGGCACTGAAGCTGGCCACGCACGCCGTCAGTCTGGGCGGGGTCGAGACGCTGGCCGTGCACACGGCGGCAATGTGGGCCGGAACCATGACGCCGGCACAAATGATTGCCGCCGGCATCGAACCCAATTTCGTGCGGATGTCAGTGGGGATCGAGCATATCGACGATCTGAAGGCCGATTTGGGGCAGGCGCTGGCCGTCGCTGATGTAGCACGCGCTACCTAA
- a CDS encoding YceI family protein yields the protein MIRTNASAIALAFATLFAGQALAAPQTYVLDPTHSFPRFSYDHMGMSKQILRFNKTTGTVVLDKEAKQAKVDVTIDMTSIDTGFDEFDEHIQGTDFLDTATYPTATFKSTKVNFQGDQPISIEGDLTIKGITKPITLTVNSFFSGPHPMLEKDAVGASATGVIKRSEFNAGMYAPAVGDEVTLDIALEAIVE from the coding sequence ATGATACGTACTAACGCCAGTGCCATTGCCCTCGCTTTTGCCACCTTGTTTGCTGGCCAGGCCCTCGCCGCCCCGCAAACCTATGTGCTGGACCCCACCCACTCTTTCCCTCGTTTTTCTTACGATCACATGGGGATGTCCAAACAAATACTGCGCTTCAACAAGACCACCGGTACCGTCGTACTGGACAAGGAAGCCAAGCAAGCCAAGGTCGACGTCACGATAGACATGACTTCCATCGACACCGGCTTTGACGAGTTCGACGAGCACATCCAGGGCACGGACTTCCTGGACACCGCCACCTACCCCACGGCCACCTTCAAGTCCACCAAAGTCAACTTCCAGGGCGACCAGCCCATCAGCATCGAGGGTGACCTGACCATCAAGGGCATTACCAAGCCGATAACCCTTACCGTGAACTCGTTCTTCAGTGGCCCACACCCCATGTTGGAGAAAGACGCCGTCGGTGCCAGTGCCACCGGCGTCATCAAGCGCAGCGAATTCAATGCCGGCATGTACGCCCCCGCAGTGGGCGACGAAGTGACGCTGGATATCGCCCTGGAAGCCATTGTTGAATAA